One window from the genome of Pseudonocardia hierapolitana encodes:
- a CDS encoding zinc-dependent alcohol dehydrogenase family protein, translating to MRVAVMTAPGEVRVEDRPEPEIIEPTDAIVRLAATCICGSDLWPYRGVEAVDAPRPMGHEYAGIVEVVGSAVTAVRPGQFVVGSFFASDNTCEICRAGYQTSCVRREAAAPGGAQTERMRVPLAEGTLVATPGIPSDDLVPSLLAASDVLGTGWFGAVAAAAGPGKTVAVVGDGAVGLLGVLAARRLGAERVIAMSRHEPRQKLALDFGATDIVTERGVARIKDLTEGLGAHSVIEAVGTKESMMQAIRSTRPGGHVGYVGVAHDVHLPGEELFFSHVHLHGGPAPVRRLLPELIDLIWTRQIAPGTVFDLELPLDQAAEGYRAMDERRAVKVLLRP from the coding sequence ATGCGTGTTGCCGTCATGACCGCTCCCGGCGAGGTCCGCGTCGAGGACCGGCCGGAACCGGAGATCATCGAGCCGACGGATGCCATCGTCCGGCTGGCCGCGACCTGCATCTGCGGGTCGGACCTGTGGCCCTACCGGGGCGTCGAGGCGGTCGACGCGCCGCGGCCGATGGGCCACGAGTACGCCGGGATCGTCGAAGTGGTCGGGTCCGCGGTCACCGCGGTGCGGCCCGGCCAGTTCGTGGTCGGCTCGTTCTTCGCCTCCGACAACACCTGCGAGATCTGCCGGGCCGGCTACCAGACCTCCTGCGTCCGGCGGGAGGCCGCCGCGCCGGGAGGAGCGCAGACCGAACGGATGCGGGTTCCGCTGGCCGAGGGCACCCTGGTCGCCACGCCCGGCATCCCTTCCGACGACCTCGTTCCGAGCCTGCTGGCCGCCTCGGACGTGCTCGGCACCGGCTGGTTCGGCGCCGTCGCCGCCGCGGCCGGCCCGGGCAAGACCGTCGCGGTGGTCGGGGACGGCGCCGTCGGGCTGCTCGGCGTGCTGGCCGCGCGCCGGCTCGGCGCCGAACGCGTCATCGCCATGAGCCGGCACGAGCCCCGCCAGAAGCTCGCCCTCGACTTCGGCGCCACCGACATCGTCACCGAGCGCGGCGTGGCCCGGATCAAGGACCTCACCGAGGGGCTCGGCGCGCACTCGGTGATCGAGGCCGTCGGCACCAAGGAGTCGATGATGCAGGCCATCCGCTCCACCCGCCCCGGCGGGCACGTCGGCTACGTCGGCGTCGCCCACGACGTGCATCTGCCCGGCGAGGAGCTGTTCTTCTCCCACGTGCACCTGCACGGCGGCCCCGCCCCCGTGCGCCGCTTGCTGCCCGAGCTGATCGACCTGATCTGGACGCGGCAGATCGCCCCGGGCACGGTCTTCGACCTCGAACTCCCGCTCGATCAGGCCGCCGAGGGCTACCGCGCCATGGACGAGCGCCGCGCCGTCAAGGTGCTGCTGCGCCCGTGA
- a CDS encoding helix-turn-helix transcriptional regulator, producing MDNRVQVREFLTSRRAKITPQQAGLPAAGQRRVPGLRRSEVAALAGMSVEYYAKLERGSLAGVSAGVLDAIARALRLDDAERAHLLRLAHEADGSNAILRPRRRPQQWSVRPSLQWSLDAITTAPAIVGNNRLDLLAANHLGRAMYCDVYSDPTHPPNFARFTFLDAAARRFYPDWDLAAAMCVANLRTAAGKNPHDKGLHDLVGELSTRSDEFRRRWGAHNVRTHGTGVKGFHHHVVGDLTLAYESMDLRAEPDLTMTLYTAEPGSPSEDALRLLASWAASRTSDPSAQALPTE from the coding sequence GTGGACAACCGTGTGCAAGTGCGCGAGTTCCTCACCTCACGCCGCGCCAAGATCACCCCGCAGCAGGCGGGGCTACCCGCCGCCGGGCAGCGCCGCGTGCCCGGGCTCCGGCGCAGCGAGGTCGCCGCTCTGGCCGGGATGAGCGTGGAGTACTACGCGAAGCTCGAACGCGGCTCGCTCGCCGGGGTCTCGGCCGGCGTTCTCGACGCGATCGCCCGCGCTCTGCGGCTCGACGACGCCGAACGCGCCCACCTGCTGCGGCTCGCCCACGAGGCCGACGGCAGCAACGCGATCCTGCGTCCGCGCCGCCGCCCGCAGCAGTGGTCGGTCCGGCCCAGCCTGCAGTGGTCGCTCGACGCGATCACCACCGCTCCTGCGATCGTCGGCAACAACCGGCTGGACCTGCTCGCCGCCAACCACCTGGGCCGGGCCATGTACTGCGACGTCTACTCCGACCCGACCCACCCGCCGAACTTCGCCCGGTTCACCTTCCTCGACGCCGCGGCCCGCCGCTTCTACCCCGACTGGGACCTGGCCGCCGCGATGTGCGTGGCGAACCTGCGCACCGCGGCCGGCAAGAACCCGCACGACAAAGGCCTCCATGACCTCGTCGGGGAGCTGTCCACCCGCAGCGACGAGTTCCGCCGCCGCTGGGGAGCCCACAACGTGCGCACCCACGGCACCGGCGTCAAAGGCTTCCACCACCACGTCGTCGGCGACCTCACCCTCGCCTACGAGAGCATGGACCTGCGCGCCGAGCCCGACCTCACCATGACCCTCTACACGGCCGAGCCGGGCTCGCCGTCCGAAGACGCACTCCGCCTGCTCGCCTCCTGGGCCGCCTCACGGACGTCGGACCCCAGCGCACAGGCACTCCCGACCGAATAG
- a CDS encoding cyclophilin-like fold protein — MSTTCTPWTGRAVGVTAVAVAVAVLVGCATAGGTTDPAAAIPAPPVSGMQVVLRAGGHAVGATLADTPAARELAGMLPLTVELTDAWGQAKTGRLPHPVTAEGAARTVQPVPGGIYYWPDTATLAVYYDDIGQSVPPPGLIHLGAVATGMDRITDAGSDVTVRIERSAAAHP; from the coding sequence GTGAGCACGACCTGCACCCCGTGGACCGGACGCGCGGTCGGCGTGACCGCCGTCGCCGTCGCCGTCGCCGTTCTGGTCGGCTGCGCCACGGCCGGTGGCACCACCGACCCGGCCGCTGCCATCCCTGCACCCCCGGTGTCGGGCATGCAGGTGGTCTTGCGGGCCGGCGGGCACGCCGTCGGGGCGACTCTGGCCGACACACCCGCCGCCAGGGAACTCGCGGGAATGCTGCCGTTGACCGTGGAGCTGACCGACGCCTGGGGACAGGCGAAGACCGGGCGGCTCCCACACCCGGTCACCGCTGAAGGGGCCGCTCGGACCGTGCAGCCGGTCCCGGGTGGCATCTACTACTGGCCCGACACGGCGACGCTCGCCGTCTACTACGACGACATCGGCCAGAGCGTCCCGCCGCCCGGGCTGATCCACCTCGGCGCGGTCGCCACCGGCATGGACCGGATCACCGACGCCGGCAGCGACGTCACGGTCCGGATCGAGCGGTCCGCCGCCGCTCACCCCTGA